Proteins found in one Sorghum bicolor cultivar BTx623 chromosome 1, Sorghum_bicolor_NCBIv3, whole genome shotgun sequence genomic segment:
- the LOC8059454 gene encoding uncharacterized protein LOC8059454 produces the protein MGKAGRWLRSILAGRKDKAKALQPYPQQQGDATPLPAAAAASSPREKKRWSFRRPAQQGKVNSNTAPSPLSSSLEPSARELDQSEHAVAVAVAAAAAADAAVMAAAEAAAAVVRLTVTAAEDSHLSVTCCPVEAAAARIIQATFRGYLARKALCALRGLVKLQALVRGQLVRRQATATLRRMQALVDAQSRLRAQRARMLDADHATAPPAAYQPRRSPQHPIPIPRRRSSYEVMDRSSGEEHVKIVEMDVGEPARRGRSSCSAAATESRERRLAEYYHGGSGGGGVGQCSPAPSSAAFFGAELSPPRTYSGHFDDVFAFDPAATARSSPYVAPYDDAADGYGGVDVPSYMANTESSRAKARSQSAPRQRTDAAALERQPSSRRRGGQGGGAPRKMMQRSSSHIGVPAAAAACGYGYGYGYGYQHAQPWAGVRLDRSSASVVGSECGSTSSVLTAATVGYCRSLVGFERGHY, from the exons ATGGGGAAGGCGGGGCGGTGGCTCAGGAGCATCTTGGCGGGGAGGAAGGACAAGGCCAAGGCGCTGCAGCCGTATCCGCAGCAGCAAGGCGACGCCACGCCGctcccggccgccgccgccgcgagcaGCCCCCGGGAGAAGAAGCGCTGGAGCTTCAGGCGGCCCGCGCAGCAGGGCAAGGTCAATAGTAACACGGCGCCGTCCCCGCTGTCGTCGTCGCTGGAGCCGTCGGCGCGCGAGCTCGACCAGAGCGAGCACGCCGTGGCGGTGGccgtggccgcggcggcggccgccgacgccgccgtcaTGGCTGCCGCCGAGGCTGCTGCCGCGGTGGTCCGTCTGACGGTGACGGCTGCGGAGGACAGCCATCTGTCCGTGACCTGCTGCCCCgtcgaggccgccgccgccaggatcATCCAGGCCACCTTCAGAGGCTATCTG GCTCGGAAGGCGCTGTGCGCGCTGCGCGGGCTGGTGAAGCTGCAGGCGCTGGTCAGAGGCCAGCTGGTGCGGAGGCAGGCCACCGCCACGCTCCGCCGCATGCAGGCCCTCGTCGACGCGCAGTCCCGCCTGCGCGCCCAGCGCGCGCGCATGCTCGACGCAGACCACGCCACGGCGCCGCCGGCAGCCTACCAGCCACGCCGGTCACCGCAGCATCCCATTCCAATTCCAAGGCGCCGCAGCTCCTAC GAGGTGATGGACCGGTCGTCGGGGGAGGAGCACGTGAAGATCGTGGAGATGGACGTCGGCGAGCCGGCGCGGCGCGGGCGGAGCAGCTGCTCAGCGGCGGCCACCGAGTCCAGGGAGCGGCGCCTCGCCGAGTACTACCACGgcggaagcggcggcggcggcgttgggcAGTGCTCGCCCGCGCCGTCGTCCGCGGCGTTCTTCGGCGCCGAGCTCAGCCCGCCGCGCACCTACAGCGGCCACTTCGACGACGTGTTCGCGTTCGACCCCGCGGCGACGGCGCGGAGCAGCCCGTACGTGGCCCCCTACGACGACGCCGCCGACGGGTACGGCGGCGTCGACGTCCCGAGCTACATGGCCAACACCGAGTCGTCCCGCGCCAAGGCCCGGTCCCAGAGCGCGCCAAGGCAGCGCaccgacgcggcggcgctggagcggCAGCCCAGCAGCAGGCGCCGCGGCGGCCAGGGCGGCGGTGCGCCCAGGAAGATGATGCAGCGGTCGTCGTCGCACATCGgcgtgccggcggcggcggccgcgtgcGGGTACGGCTACGGGTACGGCTACGGCTACCAGCATGCGCAGCCATGGGCGGGCGTGAGGCTGGACCGGTCCAGCGCGTCGGTGGTGGGCAGCGAGTGCGGGTCCACCAGCTCCGTGCTCACCGCCGCCACCGTCGGCTACTGCCGCTCGCTCGTCGGATTCGAG CGGGGACACTACTGA